The following coding sequences are from one Salvia hispanica cultivar TCC Black 2014 chromosome 3, UniMelb_Shisp_WGS_1.0, whole genome shotgun sequence window:
- the LOC125213726 gene encoding calcineurin-binding protein 1 isoform X2 encodes MLRRKTLQVMAIFYSSAVCRFLALKNLASVFLEQGPSYYENALHCYLQAVDIDSKDSVIWNQLGTLSCSMGSLSISRWAFEQGLLCSPSNWNCMEKLLEVLIAIGDEVACLSVAELILRHWPSHSRALHVKSTIEDSEPVPFTPRGIDKLEPKHIRLKFPVKRKAIDENSDRTTAVKKLKQNIEVQLAEVSWISLVSELLEILHRLSSHGSEHETGNYISGDAKLTIHLPPSASNSTCSLENKGLTCMPASAGMCDRNSVNEKEVVILEEQPQERRSSRLKSRKPGKEDSDFSTNKDVAKIVQQFLLPYLVDGTRTINWKHKSDPSSHSADAVADSLDLESTDVIEFIQNSSNNYGAYHTGHLLLEKLANRNVLYHDNVAKILDLEKVIRHWGKERTPECSLFLAELYYDSGLQSFETSTTCSSMSEASYHLCKIIESVALEHPFSTTGMDGKIDCPVTDAYEHKQQFSVENLSLLRSNHCFWVRFFWLSARLSLLEGDKEKSQKELSVVLALFLDRDKMNSTTDPICLPHCKVMKKLTVDMVLHEINMIEVDYLLKKSAQEMLEKGMHAECINILAPLLLSAKDVHFDQSYDWDNEGRGNNSVELSALDVLIKSCELAETLDIDVYMNSHKRKLQILLAGAGLAGSTPENAPDLNTFLFSNNQPKETLWKQWITLVTKEVEAISQSASRIKSIITRDENYKNIPAAVIADIQSLLVMAMCNIANLYFAKKSSGIGVPESTDQNEQCYFVDAAIAFCKLQQLNPNLPIKSQAELVVAVHDMLAEFGICCSQGNGEEQDGTFLKLAIKHLLALDMKLKSNSNSLNKGQETNLDQTLKDDHLNISDPVSPNESHANMLNMAANKTDEDEYNSLGKDADEIPSLDSISSHLDKEKPRENCDFQLENMCTNGEMENNQIMEGENEQLTEDEREELELTIDNALDQCFYCLYGLNLRSDSSCNEDLVKHKNTSQGDYQTKEQCAEVFKYILPYAKASSKTGLTKLRRVLRAIRKHFPLPPDNVMAGNAIDRFLDNSEICEDKLSDVAGSKGFLDTMMKIMFSQNEPFNHQNSSGESSDPYLEVYCNLYYLLGQSEEMSASDKWAGFVLTKEGEEFVEQNAKLFKYDLLYNPMRFESWQRLANIYDEEVDLLLNDGSKQINVLGWRKNDTLPKRVEASRRRSRRCLLMTLALAKDATQQGEIHELLALVYYDGLQNVVPFYDQRSVAPLKDTTWEMFCKNSMNHFKKAFKHKEDWSHAFYAGKLCEKLGYSLDKSLSYYAQAIALNPSAVDPFYRMHASRLKLLCKSGKRNEEVLKVVAAHAFSQSAKEDVNNIFGGFTSESLESSVNVKDGVPNSNSEGVEFQKLEQVWDLLYSDCLSALESCVEGDLKHFHKARYVLAQGLHRRGGAGDLEKAKEELSFCFKSSRSSFTINMWEIDSTVKKGRRKTPGPTGNRRILEVNLAESSRKFITCIRKYILFYLKLLEETGDITTLERAYISLRADKRFSLCLEDLVPVALGRYIRALIRSVSQAGTDDSTATEHVANLLEKLFNLFLEQVNLWSDICSLAELKSPELTESSLFGYVYQYIQLLERNIKVETLEGINEKIRKRLKNPKLSNSNFARVYRHVSAAWCRSLVISMALITPLHSRPSTEVRGANLLGGMESDQVLCVDLQTEELWSSAFEDPNHLKTLETKWNPSLSKIKNVIVKRVSDEDLETASTLLRSSYNFYKDTSCALLPSGINLYMVPAQLATETYVQPGIDGLDILDMNTSRKLLLWAYSLVNGHCINVSHVIKYCEENAKSRIRKTIGGSSTPSTTPITPPAAAAHTGGAKDGIGRTNEPEVHTPLPESHSSHKLISSALPETDKTPKGASTSSEHENVEGSAGAEDKLTIAADSEPMSGNKCDVPSASSPPRGELNSLNDASKSD; translated from the exons CTGTGTGCAGATTTCTGGCATTGAAAAATCTTGCATCAGTTTTTCTTGAACAAGGCCCCTCCTATTATGAGAATGCTTTGCACTGCTATCTTCAAGCTGTAGATATTGATAGTAAAGATTCTGTTATCTGGAACCAATTAGGGACATTATCTTGCTCGATGGGGTCATTAAGCATTTCCCGTTGGGCTTTTGAGCAAGGGCTGCTATGCAGCCCTAGTAACT gGAATTGCATGGAGAAACTCCTGGAAGTTCTAATTGCAATTGGTGATGAAGTGGCCTGTCTTTCTGTTGCAGAACTGATATTAAGGCATTGGCCATCTCACTCGCGTGCTTTGCATGTAAAAAGTACCATTGAGGACTCTGAACCAGTTCCATTTACTCCGCGAGGTATAGATAAACTAGAACCAAAACATATACGCCTGAAATTTCCGGTAAAGAGAAAAGCAATAGATGAAAATTCAGATAGGACAACAGCAGTTAAAAAGTTGAAGCaaaatattgaagttcaacttGCAGAGGTGTCCTGGATATCTCTTGTTAGCGAACTACTGGAAATTTTACACCGACTGTCTTCACATGGCTCTGAACATGAAACTGGGAACTATATATCCGGTGATGCTAAGTTAACCATACATTTGCCTCCTTCTGCGTCTAATTCAACTTGTTCTCTTGAAAATAAAGGACTAACATGCATGCCAGCTAGTGCAGGCATGTGTGATCGTAACTCTGTAAATGAGAAGGAAGTAGTCATACTAGAGGAACAACCTCAAGAGAGAAGAAGCAGTCGGCTTAAAAGTCGTAAACCAGGCAAAGAGGATTCAGATTTTTCCACCAATAAAGATGTAGCTAAAATTGTGCAGCAATTTCTGCTGCCTTATTTGGTGGATGGAACCAGAACTATAAATTGGAAGCACAAGTCCGATCCATCTTCTCATAGTGCTGATGCAGTGGCTGATTCATTGGACTTGGAATCTACTGATGTTATTGAATTTATTCAGAATTCTTCAAATAATTATGGTGCTTACCATACAGGTCACTTGCTCTTAGAGAAACTTGCAAATAGAAACGTTTTATATCATGATAATGTTGCAAAAATTTTGGACCTGGAGAAGGTTATTAGGCACTGGGGTAAGGAGAGAACTCCTGAATGCAGTCTGTTTCTGGCTGAGCTATATTATGACTCTGGATTACAGTCGTTTGAGACATCTACTACTTGCAGTTCCATGTCAGAGGCATCCTACCATCTTTGTAAGATTATAGAATCTGTAGCGCTGGAACATCCTTTCAGTACCACTGGGATGGATGGGAAAATTGATTGCCCTGTGACTGATGCTTATGAGCATAAACAACAGTTTTCAGTGGAAAACTTGTCTTTGTTGAGAAGCAACCATTGCTTTTGGGTGCGTTTTTTCTGGTTAAGTGCTCGCTTGTCTCTATTGGAAGGtgataaagaaaaatcacAGAAGGAACTTTCTGTTGTACTGGCTCTTTTTCTGGATAGGGACAAAATGAACAGCACTACTGATCCTATTTGCTTGCCACACTGCAAAGTTATGAAAAAACTGACAGTTGATATGGTCcttcatgaaataaatatgattgaggttgattatttgttgaaaaaatcaGCCCAGGAAATGCTTGAAAAAGGCATGCATGCAGAGTGTATTAATATACTTGCACCTCTCTTATTATCAGCAAAGGATGTCCATTTTGATCAGTCATACGACTGGGATAATGAAGGCAGAGGAAATAACTCAGTTGAGCTTTCTGCATTGGATGTTCTAATCAAATCATGTGAACTGGCAGAAACACTGGATATTGATGTCTATATGAATTCTCATAAAAGGAAACTCCAAATACTATTAGCTGGAGCTGGTCTGGCTGGCAGTACTCCTGAAAATGCACCCGATTTAAATACATTTTTGTTCTCTAACAATCAGCCAAAAGAGACCCTATGGAAGCAGTGGATTACTTTAGTTACCAAAGAGGTGGAGGCCATTTCTCAATCTGCATCAAGAATCAAGAGCATCATAACCCGAGATGAGAATTAT AAAAATATTCCTGCGGCAGTTATAGCTGATATCCAGTCTTTGTTAGTTATGGCTATGTGCAATATTGCTAATCTATACTTCGCCAAAAAGTCTTCTGGGATTGGTGTTCCAGAGTCAACTGACCAAAATGAACAATGTTATTTTGTGGATGCTGCTATTGCATTCTGCAAACTGCAGCAATTGAACCCCAATCTTCCGATCAAATCTCAA GCTGAGTTGGTTGTGGCAGTTCATGATATGCTTGCAGAGTTTGGAATATGCTGTTCACAAGGAAATGGTGAAGAACAAGATGGGACATTCTTAAAACTTGCAATTAAGCATCTTTTGGCCTTAGATATGAAGCTCAAATCTAATAGTAACTCTCTCAATAAGGGACAAGAAACAAATTTGGATCAGACTTTAAAAGATGATCACCTCAATATTTCTGACCCAGTATCTCCAAATGAATCACATGCCAATATGCTCAATATGGCCGCCAACAAAACTGATGAAGATGAATATAATTCTTTAGGAAAAGATGCTGACGAAATTCCTAGTTTGGACAGCATTTCCTCTCACTTAGATAAAGAGAAACCAAGGGAGAATTGTGATTTTCAGCTTGAAAACATGTGCACTAATGGAGAGATGGAGAACAATCAAATTATGGAGGGCGAGAACGAGCAGCTAACTGAAGATGAACGAGAAGAACTTGAGCTAACAATTGACAATGCTCTGGATCAATGTTTTTACTGTCTGTATGGTTTAAATTTGAGATCGGATTCATCTTGCAATGAGGATTTGGTCAAGCATAAAAATACAAGCCAGGGGGATTATCAGACTAAAGAGCAGTGCGCTGAggttttcaaatatatacttCCATATGCAAAAGCTTCATCT AAAACTGGGTTGACTAAACTTCGGAGGGTTCTAAGAGCCATACGCAAACATTTCCCTCTTCCGCCTGACAATGTTATGGCTGGAAATGCAATTGATAGGTTCTTAGACAATTCTGAAATATGTGAGGATAAACTTTCAGATGTGGCTGGTTCTAAAGGGTTTCTGGACACCATGATGAAGATCATGTTTTCACAGAATGAACCCTTCAATCACCAGAACTCATCAGGGGAAAG CTCTGACCCATACCTAGAAGTTTATTGCAATTTGTATTACCTTCTTGGACAGTCTGAGGAAATGAGTGCAAGTGATAAGTGGGCTGGTTTTGTTCTAACTAAGGAAGGAGAGGAATTTGTAGAGCAAAATGCAAAACTATTCAAGTATGATTTATTGTACAATCCTATGCGCTTTGAAAGTTGGCAGAGGCTTGCAAATATATATGATGAA GAGGTGGATTTGTTGCTGAATGATGGAAGTAAGCAAATTAATGTTTTAGGGTGGAGGAAAAATGATACTCTACCTAAGAGAGTTGAGGCAAGTAGAAGAAGGAGCAGGCGGTGCTTATTGATGACATTGGCTTTGGCAAAGGATGCAACCCAACAG GGTGAGATACACGAGTTGTTGGCCTTAGTGTACTATGATGGTCTTCAGAACGTGGTACCATTTTATGATCAAAGATCTGTCGCACCCCTAAAAGATACAACATGGGAGATGTTCTGCAAGAACTCCATGAATCATTTCAAGAAAGCCTTTAAACACAA GGAAGATTGGTCTCATGCATTTTACGCTGGGAAACTCTGTGAGAAACTTGGGTACTCTCTTGATAAATCACTCTCGTACTATGCCCAGGCTATTGCCTTGAATCCATCAGCCGTAGATCCTTTCTACAGGATGCACGCATCACGGTTAAAATTACTCTGCAAATCTGGGAAACGAAATGAAGAAGTTTTAAAG GTTGTTGCTGCACATGCCTTTTCTCAATCAGCTAAGGAAGATGTGAATAATATATTTGGAGGATTTACTAGTGAAAGTCTGGAGTCATCAGTGAATGTCAAGGATGGAGTACCCAATAGCAATTCCGAGGGGGTAGAATTCCAGAAATTGGAGCAAGTGTGGGATCTGCTCTACAGTGATTGCCTTTCTGCCCTTGAATCTTGCGTGGAAGGAGACCTTAAGCATTTCCATAAAGCAAGATATGTGCTTGCTCAAGGGCTGCACCGGAGAGGTGGAGCTGGGGATCTAGAGAAAGCAAAAGAGGAACTTTCTTTTTGCTTTAAGTCGTCTCGTTCATCATTCACAATAAATATGTGGGAGATCGACAGCACGGTCAAGAAAGGAAG ACGCAAAACTCCAGGTCCAACCGGGAATAGGCGAATTCTTGAAGTTAACTTAGCTGAAAGTTCCCGTAAATTCATAACATGCATTAGGAAGTAcatcttgttttatttgaagttGTTGGAGGAGACTGGAGACATCACTACCCTTGAACGGGCTTATATTTCTCTGCGAGCAGATAAAAGG TTCTCCTTGTGCCTTGAAGATCTTGTGCCAGTGGCTCTTGGTAGGTACATTAGGGCCCTAATTAGGTCTGTATCTCAAGCTGGTACAGACGACTCCACCGCTACCGAGCATGTGGCAAATTTACTGGAgaaattattcaatttgttCTTGGAGCAAGTCAACTTGTGGTCAGATATTTGCAGTCTTGCTGAGCTCAAGAGCCCAGAATTGACAGAAAGCAGCCTCTTTGG ATATGTCTATCAATATATACAGCTACTGGAGAGAAATATTAAGGTAGAAACACTTGAAGGAATAAATGAGAAGATCCGGAAGCGTCTGAAGAAcccaaaattgtcaaatagtAATTTTGCTAGAGTATATAGGCATGTCTCTGCTGCCTGGTGTAGATCTCTTGTTATTAGCATGGCTCTGATTACGCCACTGCATTCAAGACCCTCGACTGAGGTTCGTGGTGCGAACTTATTGGGTGGAATGGAAAGTGATCAGGTGCTATGTGTTGATCTGCAAACTGAGGAACTATGGAGTTCAGCATTCGAGGATCCAAACCATCTTAAAACTCTCGAAACCAAATGGAACCCTTCGTTGTCCAAGATCAAGAATGTTATAGTCAAACGAGTTTCAGATGAAGATTTGGAAACTGCATCCACATTGCTCAGGTCGTCCTACAACTTCTACAAGGACACCTCTTGCGCGTTGCTTCCATCTGGTATAAATTTGTATATGGTGCCTGCTCAGCTGGCTACAGAAACTTATGTCCAGCCTGGCATCGATGGGCTTGACATACTAGACATGAATACTTCGCGGAAGCTTCTCTTATGGGCTTACTCACTCGTGAACGGCCATTGCATAAATGTCTCACATGTTATCAAGTATTGCGAAGAGAATGCAAAG TCGAGGATTAGGAAAACTATTGGAGGCTCATCAACTCCTTCAACCACCCCAATAACACCGCCAGCCGCTGCTGCTCATACAG GTGGAGCTAAAGACGGGATTGGCAGAACCAACGAACCAGAAGTTCACACACCATTGCCCGAAAGCCACAGCAGCCACAAATTGATATCATCCGCTTTGCCAGAGACTGATAAAACACCAAAGGGAGCATCCACTTCGTCCGAGCATGAGAACGTGGAGGGTTCGGCTGGAGCAGAGGACAAGCTCACCATTGCAGCCGACTCTGAGCCTATGTCAGGAAACAAATGTGATGTTCCCTCTGCATCATCCCCACCTCGTGGGGAACTGAATAGCCTGAATGATGCATCGAAATCTGACTGA